TATCACATAGTATACCATTAAATCAACGCTCACTCAGACAAATTTAGGGATACGGGTTTATTATTGTTCGTTTTTCGTTTATAATCAGATTTGAAGAAGTACAAAAAGGAGTCTTATATGAAACTAGGAATAGTTGGCATGCCCAATGTTGGAAAAAGCACTTTGTTCAACGCCATTACAAAAGCCGGCGCTGAATCCGCAAATTATCCGTTCTGTACGATTGAACCCAATGTGGGAGTAGTGTCCGTACCGGATGAAAGGTTGAACCGCCTTACAGAAATGCATAATTCTAAAAAAACAGTCCCAACCGCAATAGAGTTCTATGACATAGCAGGACTAGTAAAAGGAGCCAGCAAGGGCGAAGGGCTTGGCAATAAGTTTCTCTCACATATCCGAGAGGTCGAAGCCATCGTTCACGTTGTAAGATGCTTCGAAGACCCAAATGTCGTGCATGTTGACGGAAGTGTTGACCCGCAAAGGGATATCGATGTCATTAATTTGGAGTTGATTCTATCGGATCTTGAAATGGTCGAAAAAAAGATGCACAAACTTCAAAAATCTATTAAAAGCGACAAAAGCCAGCTTAAGAGCTTTGAACTTCTCCAGCAAATACTTTCCGCTCTAGAAGAAGGGTTGCCTGCAAGATCGGTAAAATACGATGAAAACCTTTCGGATTTTGTCAAAAATCTTTACCTTTTAACGACAAAACCCGTTATTTATGTGGCCAATGTCTCAGAAGAAGGTGCTTTAAGCTCTTCGGAAAATCCGCTTCTTGAAAAAGTCCTAGAAATCGGACTTAAGGAAAATGCCGAAGTCATTAAGATATCGGCTAAGTTAGAGGCAGAACTGCTTGAATTGGAAGAGGATGAAAAGTCTCTCTACATGGAAGAAATTGGCATGACAGAAACCGGTTTGCATAAGTTGATTCAAGCATGTTACGCAATTCTAGGGCTTATTTCCTTCCTTACTTCAGGTGAACCGGAAACGAGAGCTTGGACCATAGTAAAAGGCTCGAAAGCACCTCAGGCGGCCGGAAAAATACACACCGATTTTGAAAAGGGCTTTATTCGTGCCGAGGTGGTTTCCTATGAAGATTTACTTGAAGCCGGAAGTCTTCATGCAGCCAAGGAAAAAGGCATTCTCCGTTTAGAGGGCAAAGATTATGTTGTAAAAGACGGAGACGTTATGCATTTCAGATTCAACGTATAATTTAAAAAAGCCTTCTGCGTCAGTTTGTCCGCAGAAGGCTTTTTTTACATTCTATAATGGCGCATATTTGTCAAATGGCAAAATTGCATTGTTGTAGATTATATTATACAAATCAACAGCCATTTCCATATTGCACTCGATATACTCGCCTTCGTAATCAAGAAACTGCCATATGCTGTCATAACCCATAAATGCTCCAATCATGGCACCCGTGGGAATCGAAGCAAATTTACCCGCCTCCGAATTAGAATATGAGCAGTCAACTGCACGCAGAATATCCTCTCTCATGCGCAAGGCGACAACTAAAGAAGCGCCAAATGCCTTATATGGCACTATGTCATCTGAAATAAATTTTATAGTTGTATCCAAGTCCTTTCGGCTTTCATAAAGAGCTACTACCAATTTCATCAGCTCTGTCAATTCTTCATCGTCTCCGGTTTCATAAAAAAATCCCATGGCCCAATTTATCGACTGCTTGAATTTCTCTCCTCTTGTTATTCCGGATAAAATCCCCGCCATCATAGCAAATGCCATTCTATCTTTTGAATCCTTTATATCCCATTTTTCACATAATGAAAGTGTCCATTTGAAAGCCGATTCCTTTTCAAATGCCATTCCTAAAACAACTGCGGCACTCAAAGCATCAAGCTCGGAAAATGATGCTTTCCCTTGATTCTCGCTTATAAAATAGTCAATCAAACAAGCTTCCCCTTTTATTTTTCCTTGCTGATAAAATCTTATGCAAGCTCTAAGACTTTTCTCAAGAGCCGAATATGCACCATTTCCACATTCATCGCCATATTCTGCGCTCGCTTGTATCCCTATCAATGCTCCACAAAAGCATCCCAAAACTCTGTTTTTCGTATTCATCGCCTATTCAACAATTTTCACCGAAGCACTTGCTCCGATACGGGTCGCTCCGGCTTCAATCATTTTAAGAGCCTTTTCCCTATCCCTAATGCCTCCCGATGCTTTTATGCCAGCATTTTCTCCTACAACGCTCTTAATAATGATTATATCTGAAGCCTTGGCACCTTCCGGTCCAAAACCCGTTGATGTTTTCACAAAATCAGCTCCGCCTCGTAAAACAAGCTCAGCGGCCTTCTTTACTTCCGATTCATCAAGGTAACATGTTTCAATAATAACCTTCAGAACTCTGTCCTTACCCGTTGATATCCTTACCGCCTTGATATCCTCTTCGACATAGGAATACTCACCATTCTTGAATGCTCCGATATTCATTACCATATCTATTTCATCAGCCCCGTCAGCAACAGCCTTTTGTGTTTCACAAACCTTTACAGCCGTAGTTGTCGCTCCAAGAGGAAAACCTACAACTGCTGCAACCTTTACATCCTTGCCCTTCAGCTCAATTGCAGCCCTTGAAACATAGTATGGATTCACACATACTGCGAAAAATCCGTGTTCCGCCGCCTCTTTGCAGAGCTTGTCTATCTCATCTCCTTTTGCCTCAGCCTTCAAAAGAGTATGATCCATCATTTTTCTCAATTCCATAATAAACCTCCTTCGGCTATTCTTATTTATAAATCTCTTCTTTCAGCACTGCCACATAAGGCAGATTGCGATAACCTTCAGCAAAATCTATGCCGTATCCAACAATGAAAGCATCCGGTATTTTGAATCCTATATAGTCAACATCAAGATCTACCTTTCTCCTATCGGGTTTGTCAAGTAATGTGCAAATCTTCAAGCTTGACGGTTTTCTTTCCATCAATATCCTTGTTAAATACTTTAGCGTCAGTCCCGAATCGATGATGTCTTCGACAATAAGGACATCTTTTCCTTCAATGCTGAAATCCAAGTCCTTAAGAATCCGTACAGTTCCGGAGCTCTCTGTCGACATCCCATAACTGGAAACTGCCATAAAATCCATATGCATCGGCAAATCGATTTTACGTATCAAGTCGCTCATGAAAATATTTGCGCCCTTCAGGACACCAACAACAAACAAATCCTTGCCTTTATAATCTTTTGTCATAGCCTTGCCCATTTCTTCTATCCTACCCGCAAGTTCATTCTCTGAAATCAACACTTTCTGTACTTTTTCTCTCATTATCGTCTCCTCTTTTCAATCTTCATCCTTTATTTCATATTCAATGATTATCGCATCTTTTTTCGGTTGTTCTTTATATCGGCTCATTTTAGGCAAAAAATGACTCCAAATATAAGCCGCCATTATAAGATCATCAATTATTCCTACACCGAAAATAGGCTCAGGTATCAGGTCCAAAGGTGATATTACATATATCATAAGCGATATCAGAAAACCCTTTTGCCATTTACTAACCTTCGGGTCTCTCATATATTGAATCAAATATTTCAGGTTACTCAGTCTCATTTGCCTTCCCTCCGAATACAGCATTCTCCAATGTATCTCCTATGCTTTCGTGAATTACCAAATCGGCTTTATCATCGCAAGGCGTAGC
This genomic interval from Peptostreptococcaceae bacterium contains the following:
- the ychF gene encoding redox-regulated ATPase YchF — translated: MKLGIVGMPNVGKSTLFNAITKAGAESANYPFCTIEPNVGVVSVPDERLNRLTEMHNSKKTVPTAIEFYDIAGLVKGASKGEGLGNKFLSHIREVEAIVHVVRCFEDPNVVHVDGSVDPQRDIDVINLELILSDLEMVEKKMHKLQKSIKSDKSQLKSFELLQQILSALEEGLPARSVKYDENLSDFVKNLYLLTTKPVIYVANVSEEGALSSSENPLLEKVLEIGLKENAEVIKISAKLEAELLELEEDEKSLYMEEIGMTETGLHKLIQACYAILGLISFLTSGEPETRAWTIVKGSKAPQAAGKIHTDFEKGFIRAEVVSYEDLLEAGSLHAAKEKGILRLEGKDYVVKDGDVMHFRFNV
- the deoC gene encoding deoxyribose-phosphate aldolase, coding for MELRKMMDHTLLKAEAKGDEIDKLCKEAAEHGFFAVCVNPYYVSRAAIELKGKDVKVAAVVGFPLGATTTAVKVCETQKAVADGADEIDMVMNIGAFKNGEYSYVEEDIKAVRISTGKDRVLKVIIETCYLDESEVKKAAELVLRGGADFVKTSTGFGPEGAKASDIIIIKSVVGENAGIKASGGIRDREKALKMIEAGATRIGASASVKIVE
- the hpt gene encoding hypoxanthine phosphoribosyltransferase; the protein is MREKVQKVLISENELAGRIEEMGKAMTKDYKGKDLFVVGVLKGANIFMSDLIRKIDLPMHMDFMAVSSYGMSTESSGTVRILKDLDFSIEGKDVLIVEDIIDSGLTLKYLTRILMERKPSSLKICTLLDKPDRRKVDLDVDYIGFKIPDAFIVGYGIDFAEGYRNLPYVAVLKEEIYK
- a CDS encoding DUF1232 domain-containing protein; its protein translation is MRLSNLKYLIQYMRDPKVSKWQKGFLISLMIYVISPLDLIPEPIFGVGIIDDLIMAAYIWSHFLPKMSRYKEQPKKDAIIIEYEIKDED